The genomic region CGATCGCGACGGCGCTTTCGACCGTCATGTTCGGCACGTAAGGATACTGGCCGGGCGCGGAGACTTCGCCGAGAATGAAGAACGGACGATAGGCCTCGATCTCGACGGCGACCGAGGGCTCGCGAATGTAGCCGTTGCGCAGCCTTGCGGCGATCTCGCCGGCAAGACCCGCGGGGGTGCGGCCGCGTGCCGGCACGCCGCCGATCAGCGGCATGGTGATGGAGCCGCCGGCGTCGATTGCGTAGCTGTTGGTGAGACCTTCCTGGCCGTAGACAACCACGCGCAGCTTGTCGCCGGCGTCGAGATGATAGGAGGCATCGTAGCGAACAGGCGCCGCCATCGGCGCGGCATAACCGACCGGCATGGGCGCAGGCGAGGCAAAGGAATTGCTGAGTGCTGCGATGGCACCGCCGCCACTGCCGACGACGGCGGGCTGCGGCGCGTTGTACGGCTGGCCATAGACCATCGAATCGAGATCGGCGCGCGGCTGCACATAGGCGACGGGACCAGCGGTTTGCATGCAGCCGCCAAGGGTCAGCGCGGCGGACGCTGCCAGGGATGCTGCCGAGATCGACCATCGAAACGCGCGTGCAACCGGCACCGGACTTATCCCTCGAAACGAGACAGATCCAGTGATGCACCGGTTATGGTTAATAAAGCGTTGAGGGGGCGGGTGGCTTGGCAATGGTACCAAACACTCCGTCATGCCCGGGCGTAGCCGTCCGAAGGACGGCGTCGCTTCCGCTCGCCTATGTCCCGGGCATCCACGTTCTTGGTGCCGCACGAAATATCGTGGATGGCCGGGACAAGCCCGGCCATGACGAGGGACCAGCTTACGCGCTCACACCGACGCCGATCGGGCAGGACACGCCGGTGCCGCCCAGGCCGCAATAGCCGGCGGGATTCTTGGCCAGATATTGCTGATGATAGTCCTCGGCAAAGTAGAATTCGCCGGCGGGTGCGATCTCGGTGGTGATGGTGCCGAGACCTTTTGCAGCAAGCGCCTTCTGATAGAGCGCCTTCGATTGATCGGCCGCTTTCTTCTGCGCGTCTGAATAGGTGTAGATCGCGCTCCGGTACTGCGTGCCGACGTCGTTGCCCTGACGCATGCCCTGCGTCGGGTTGTGGCTCTCCCAGAACGTCTTCAATAGCTTCTCGTACGACACCTTGGTGGGATCGAACACGACCAGCACCACTTCGGTGTGACCGGTGCGGCCCGAGCAGGTCTCTTCATAGGTCGGGTTCGGCGTGTGGCCGCCGGCATAGCCGACCGCAGTCGTGTAAACGCCGTCGCCGAGCTCCCAAAACTTGCGCTCGGCGCCCCAGAAGCAGCCGAGCCCGAACACCGCCTGCTCGAGACCGGCGGGATAAGGCGGCTGCAACTTCGCGCCGTTGACGAAATGGGTGGTCGCGGTCGGAATGGCTTGCGCACGGCCCGGCAGCGCTTCCGCGGCGCTCGGCAATGCGGTGGTCTTGCGCATGAACAGCATGGACGGATCTCCGAACGAGCCGTGCATCGCCTGGGCTAATTACTCAGGCGGCGTGCTCGCGATCAGGTGGGAATATAGGTCTTTACGCACGGAGCGGCAGCCCTGTTACAGCGCGGCATGCTCGAAAGCTCAATCCCGGGAATAGCCGATCAACGGCTTGCGCGGGCGGAACAGGATCATCAGGAGGATGCCGAGAATGCCGAGGACGGCGAAAACCGGCTGATCCAGCACCAGGCGGATCACCGAGGTCCACAGCCAGGGCGCCTTGGCCTCAACCCAGGTCCGGAATGCCGTCTGGCTGGCCTGATTGATGTCGTTCCAGAACTGGCCGAAGCGGGTGAACCGCAGGGTCTGGTCGGCCACCCAGCGGGCGCCATCATAGACCATGAAGATGAACCCGCCGGCGAGCAGCAACAGCCCAATCAGTCGGAAAAAGCCGCGGATCATGCCTCACCCTATATAGTCGTCCGATCGGACGACCCTCGGAACGCCGCCAGCCAATACAAGGGAGACGGCAGAAATTCAACCTCTTCAGGGCGTTACGGCACTCATCCCGGCTCTGAGGGGCTGCTTTTGCAGCCCGGGAAAGCGTTGACGGTGCCGAAGACCCTCTCTATAAGGGCGCCAACTGGCGGCGGGCGCAATCCTGCCGCCGCTGTTCTTTGAGCAGATGCAGGCTCTTTGGGCTTAGAGGCTTCTTGGGCTGAGAGGCTCCTTGGGCCTCAGAGGCAGCCGTAAGGCCGTCGCTCATGTTCCGGGAACAGCCTAGCAACCGAACACCCTAATTCCGAGCGTCGATTACGCGGTCAAGCAAGCCGGCGCTACCCGACGAAGACGCGACCGGTACCCGCAAAGGACATTGAGACCATGGCCAATACCACTTCCGCCAAGAAAGCGACGCGCAAGATCGCCCGCCGCACCGCTGTCAACAAGTCGCGCCGCACCCAGATGCGCGGTGCCGTACGTAACGTCGAAGAAGCGATCAAGACCGGCGACCGCGCCGCTGCCGTGACGGCGCTGGCGAATGCCGAGCCCGCCTTGATGCGCGCCGCGCAGCGAAACATCATTCACAAGAACAATGCCAGCCGCAAAGTCTCGCGGCTCACCGCGCAGATCGCCAAGCTCGCCAAGTAAACTCGCGAGCGTTCTGGCACGCCGTCCGATCGAGTCGTTCGATCGGGCGATCACATCGCACATCACACGCGTCAAATAGCCCGGCCTCACGCCGGGCTTTTTTGTTGCCCGTCATATTCACGCAAGCAGTCACGCGTCGAACGACCTTCGATCGGAGGATTGCGGCGCTTGCACCATGACGCGTCCGTAGTTTTACCTGCGAATGGTTTTGCAACAGCGGAAACTTGCACCGCGGTGCAAAAAGCCCCTGCGAGGCGGGCGCAAGTTGAATTCGCGGGCTTGCGAGTTCTGCACACCGTAGTTTCCCCGGATCGCGTCACGCGATGGAGTTACCCTGTGAAACGAGACTCAAAAAACGATGGCTCGCTAACAACTTATCGACATAGTGAGGCCAAGCATTTGGAAAATTCACCCGCGCGTCGCGCGCGTGACGCTTTTGTAAAAAATTTTTGGCGGTGGCGGAGAATTGTCACATCGGACGCGGCATCTTCGATTCTGTGCACGAATCCAAAAACTTGCTCTGAAGCCTGTGCACAAGTGCCGCGTGGCGTTAACGCAGATCAAGATTTTTGATGCCTCAAGTGTGAATCAATTCCGTTGCGAGTCTTTCCGCATAGTGTATTCCTTAAGACGTCAGCGGCGCCCACGATCTTGAGACCAGCGCGGTATCGGAAACGGGGCGAGCGTGCAAATCGGCGGCGGTGTGCACGTAGGCGACGCTTCAACAAGCGATTGTCGGATCAAAACCCACAGCAATGTGGGAACGGTAGCTCTTTGTCTGAATGTCTCCAAGCGGGATCTTTCTCTCGCGCTTAAGAGACATCTTGAAAGCTGCCCCGACAGGCATGATGGCGAAGCCGAGCGGACGACGAGTACACGGGCAGGCATCCGACTACGAAGCGGGTGTCGTTTGGACACGCAGGACCTTGTCGTGAGCAATCACGGCAGGACGGGGAGGTATCATGTCTTACGAACTCAACGCGGTATTGAAACACATTTCGACTTCCAGCATTTCGACTTCCAGCGATGCCGTTTTAGATCCGTCGGACATCAAGCCTCCCGCGTGTAACGGAGCGCCGAGTACGCGCTGACCTCGCGACCCCTCCATCTCTAGACATTGCTGATCGGACGCGGCGTTTCCGCCGAACGGTCGAGCCATGCCTGCAGGTGAAATCGCTTGAGGTCCCGCCAGCGCAAATATCCCTGAGCAGGTATCCCTGGCAGGAACTCAGCATGGCGCTCACCACGCAACCTTATCTCTCAAGAAAAGTTCTCAAATGATGACAACCCCGGAACAGGATCGCTGGTCACGCGTGAAGAGTCGGCTGCGCTCGAACGTAGGCGAGGACGTCTATACGAGCTGGTTCGCGCGCATGGATCTGGAAGGCGTCCAGGACGAGAGCGTGCGTCTGTCGGTGCCAACCCGCTTCCTGAAGAGCTGGATCCAGGCCCATTATGCCGAGCGCGTGCTGTCGTGCTGGCAGGCCGAGATGCCGGAAGTGCATCGCATCGATCTCACCGTGCGCTCGGCCGTGCGCCCCGTGGTGCAGCAGAAGGAAGCGCCCGCGCCGGTCGAAACGCGCCGCTCGCCTGCGCCGGAGCTGCGCTCGACCGCGACCGCGCCGGTCTCGGCCAATCATGATGCACTCGGCGGCTCGCCGCTCGATCCGCGCCTGACGTTTGCGAGCTTCGTCGTCGGCCGTTCCAACACGCTGGCGCATGCGGCTGCGCGTCAGGTCGCCGAGGGTCGTCGCGGCGATCCCGTCATGTTCAATCCGCTCTACATCCATGCGGGTGTCGGCCTCGGCAAGACGCATCTCTTGCAGGCGGTGACCTGGGCCGGCAATTCCGGCAACGAGCGCAAGGTGCTTTATCTCACCGCCGAGAAATTCATGTACGGCTTCGTGGCCGCGCTGAAGACGCAGACGGCGCTCGCCTTCAAGGAAGCGTTGCGCGGCATCGACGTGCTCGTGATCGACGATCTCCAGTTCCTGCAGGGCAAGTCGACCCAGGCCGAGTTCTGCCACACGCTGAACGCGCTGATCGATGCCGGCCGCCAGGTCGTGATCGCGGCCGACCGTCCGCCGTCCGACCTCGAAAGCCTCGACGACCGCGTGCGCTCGCGGCTGGCCGGCGGCCTCGTGGTCGAAATGGCCTCGCTCGGCGAGGAGCTGCGGCACGGTATTCTCAAGTCGCGCGTCGCAGCCGCCCGCGCCCATCATGCGACCTTCGAGGTGCCGGAGGAGGTGCTGACCTATCTGGCCCGCGCCATCACCCATAACGGCCGGGATCTCGAAGGCGCGATCAACCGCCTGCTCGCGCATTCGAAGCTCAACAATCGGCCGGTGACGCTGGAGATGGCGGAGCACGAGGTGCGCGACCTGATCCGGCCGCAGGAACCGAAGCGGATCAAGATCGAGGACATCCAGCGCGTGGTGGCACGGCAGTATAATGTCAGCCGCTCCGATCTCCTGTCCTCGCGCCGGACCGCCAACGTGGTCCGTCCGCGCCAGGTGGCGATGTATCTCGCCAAGACGCTGACCTTGCGATCGCTCCCCGAGATCGGCCGCCGCTTCGGTGGGCGCGACCACACCACGGTGCTGCACGCCGTGCGCAAGATCGAGGCCCTGGTTTCCAAGGACACGGCGCTGTCGGACGAGGTCGAATCGCTCAAGCGCCAGCTTCAGGAATAAACGCCTATTTGCTTCTGCGCGGGTGCGACCACATCCAAGCTGCATCGGAGGTCGTCATGCCCGGGCCTGTCCCG from Bradyrhizobium lupini harbors:
- a CDS encoding polysaccharide biosynthesis/export family protein; amino-acid sequence: MPVARAFRWSISAASLAASAALTLGGCMQTAGPVAYVQPRADLDSMVYGQPYNAPQPAVVGSGGGAIAALSNSFASPAPMPVGYAAPMAAPVRYDASYHLDAGDKLRVVVYGQEGLTNSYAIDAGGSITMPLIGGVPARGRTPAGLAGEIAARLRNGYIREPSVAVEIEAYRPFFILGEVSAPGQYPYVPNMTVESAVAIAGGFSPRAKRDVVTVTHTEAGGAMRAVVPLGTPLSPGDTVFVGERWF
- the msrA gene encoding peptide-methionine (S)-S-oxide reductase MsrA: MLFMRKTTALPSAAEALPGRAQAIPTATTHFVNGAKLQPPYPAGLEQAVFGLGCFWGAERKFWELGDGVYTTAVGYAGGHTPNPTYEETCSGRTGHTEVVLVVFDPTKVSYEKLLKTFWESHNPTQGMRQGNDVGTQYRSAIYTYSDAQKKAADQSKALYQKALAAKGLGTITTEIAPAGEFYFAEDYHQQYLAKNPAGYCGLGGTGVSCPIGVGVSA
- the dnaA gene encoding chromosomal replication initiator protein DnaA translates to MTTPEQDRWSRVKSRLRSNVGEDVYTSWFARMDLEGVQDESVRLSVPTRFLKSWIQAHYAERVLSCWQAEMPEVHRIDLTVRSAVRPVVQQKEAPAPVETRRSPAPELRSTATAPVSANHDALGGSPLDPRLTFASFVVGRSNTLAHAAARQVAEGRRGDPVMFNPLYIHAGVGLGKTHLLQAVTWAGNSGNERKVLYLTAEKFMYGFVAALKTQTALAFKEALRGIDVLVIDDLQFLQGKSTQAEFCHTLNALIDAGRQVVIAADRPPSDLESLDDRVRSRLAGGLVVEMASLGEELRHGILKSRVAAARAHHATFEVPEEVLTYLARAITHNGRDLEGAINRLLAHSKLNNRPVTLEMAEHEVRDLIRPQEPKRIKIEDIQRVVARQYNVSRSDLLSSRRTANVVRPRQVAMYLAKTLTLRSLPEIGRRFGGRDHTTVLHAVRKIEALVSKDTALSDEVESLKRQLQE
- the rpsT gene encoding 30S ribosomal protein S20 — encoded protein: MANTTSAKKATRKIARRTAVNKSRRTQMRGAVRNVEEAIKTGDRAAAVTALANAEPALMRAAQRNIIHKNNASRKVSRLTAQIAKLAK